The Streptomyces achromogenes DNA segment GCCGCACACCGCGGAGAAGGCCCGGCCGCCCGCGTACGTCGTCGCCGAGGGCAACCTGGGCCCCGCGTCGGAGCTGCTCGCGCTGATCCGGGAGGCGGGCATCCAGGTCCGCGAGGAGGACGAGGACCACGGCACCCGCCTGGTGCTGCCCGGCGGCGGCCAGCTCGCCCTCGCCGACGGCCAGACCTCCGTGGAGTTCCGCGACGTCGTCTACTTCGACCTCGCCCTGGACTACCGCAAGGCCACCCGCGTCGCCCTGGCCTCCTCCCAGGACACCTCTCCGCAGACCATGAACGAGGCCGTCGGCCTGTTCCAGGCGCTCGGCAAGGACGTCAGCGTCATCGGGGACGTCCCCGGCATGATCGTCGCCCGTACGGTCGCCCGGATCGTCGACCTCGCGCACGACGCGGTCGCCAAGGGCGTCGCCACCGAGGAGGACGTCGACACCGCGATGCGCCTCGGCGTGAACTACCCCCTCGGCCCCTTCGAGTGGAGCCGCCGGCTCGGCCGCACCTGGGCCTGCGCCCTCCTCGACGACCTCCACGAACGCGACCCCTCCGGGCGTTACGCGCCGTCCCTCGCGCTCTACCGGCACTCCTATGCCACCGAGAAGCGGGAGGGCGCCTCGTGACCACCGCCAAGCGCGACACGTACACCCCGGAGAGCCTGCTCTCCGTCGCCGTCCAGGTCTTCAACGAGCGCGGCTACGACGGCACCTCCATGGAGCACCTCTCCAGAGCGGCCGGCATCTCCAAGTCGTCGATCTACCATCACGTCGCCGGCAAGGAGGAACTGCTGCGGCGTGCCGTCAGCCGCGCGCTGGACGGACTGTTCGGGATCCTCGACGAGGAGCACGCGCGCGGGGGGCACGCCTCGGAGCGCCTCGAGTACGTCGTGCGGCGCATGGTCGAGGTGCTCATCGGCGAACTGCCGTACGTGACGCTGCTGCTGCGGGTGCGCGGCAACACCGACACCGAGCGGTGGGCCCTGGAGCGGCGCCGGGACTTCGACCACCGGGTCGCCGAGCTGCTGAGGGCGGCCGCGGCCGAGGGCGACGTGCGCGGCGACATGGAGGTGCGGCTCGCGACCCGCCTGGTCTTCGGGATGATCAACTCGATCGTCGAGTGGTACCGGCCCGGCGGCCGGGGGATGGTCGAGAGCGAGGTGGCGGACGCGGTGGTGCGGCTCGTCTTCGAGGGGCTGCGCACGGCCCGCTAGGGCGGGCTCAGTCCTGGCCAGGCCTCAGCCCTGGGGCTCCAGGTCCTCCTCCTCGAACACCAGCAGGGTGCGTGTGCTGAGCACCTCGGGGATGGCCTGGAGACGGGTGAGGACCACCTCGCGCAGCGCCCGGTTGTCGGGTGTGTGCACCAGGAGCAGGACGTCGAAGTCGCCCCCGACGAGCGCGATGTGAGAGGCGCCGGGCAGCCGTCTGAGCTGCTCGCGCACGGTCCGCCAGGAGTTCTGCACGATCGTCAGGGTGATGTAGGCGCTCGTGCCCTGGCCCGCTCGCTCGTGGTCGACGCGGGCGCCGAAGCCGCGGATGACACCGTCCTCGATGAGCCGGTTGATCCGCGCGTAGGCGTTGGCCCGGGAGACGTGGACCCGTTCGGCGACCGAGCGTATGGAGGCGCGGCCGTCCGCCTGGAGCATCTGCAGGATGTCCTGGTCGATGGCGTCGAGCGGACGCGGCGGCGGCAGCGGGACCCCGGCCCCGGCCGACGGCGGAGAACCGGCGCCGACGGACGGCTGGGGGCCGGCCGACGCCTGGGGGCCGGCCGACGCCTGGGGGCTGCCCGGTGCGGAACCGCCCGGCGGCTGAGGGCTGCCCGACCCGGAACCGCCCGGCGGAAGCGCGGCACCGGGATCCGGCCCTTCGGCCATTTGTTCAGGTGCCATGTCCCCCCGCCTCTCCCGTATGGACGTACTGCACCCATCTCAGGCTGTGGAGAACCGTTTGTCCACAGCCTGAGGGGCCCTGTAGCCAAAATGTGCCGACGACCGAACAATCGGTAGGTGAGGCGCATCACAACCGACGCGCCGCCCGTAGCCACTCCTCCGAGGAGGTGCCGTCATGACGGTCATGGAGCAGCGGGGCGCGTACCGGCCGACTCCGCCGCCGGCCTGGCAGCCCCGTACCGATCCCGCGCCGCTGCTGCCCGACGCGGAGCCGTACCGCGTTCTCGGCACCGAGGCGGCCGCACAGGCCGACCCGGAGCTGCTGCGCCGGCTGTACGCGCAGCTGGTGCGTGGTCGCCGGTACAACGTCCAGGCCACCGCCCTCACCAAGCAGGGCAGGCTCGCCGTCTACCCGTCCAGCACCGGCCAGGAGGCGTGCGAGGTCGCCGCCGCGCTCGTCCTGCAGGAGCGGGACTGGCTCTTCCCCAGCTACCGCGACACCCTCGCCGTCGTCGCACGCGGGGTGGACCCCGTCGAGGCCCTCACCCTGCTGCGCGGCGACTGGCACACCGGCTACGACCCCCACGAGCACCGGGTGGCGCCGCTGTGCACCCCGCTCGCCACCCAGCTCCCGCACGCCGTGGGCCTCGCGCACGCCGCCCGCCTCAAGGGCGACGACGTGGTCGCGCTCGCCCTGGTGGGCGACGGCGGCACCAGCGAGGGCGACTTCCACGAGGCGCTGAACTTCGCCGCCGTCTGGCAGGCGCCGGTCGTCTTCCTCGTGCAGAACAACGGCTTCGCGATCTCCGTGCCGCTCGCCAAGCAGACCGCCGCCCCGTCGCTGGCCCACAAGGCCGTCGGATACGGCATGCCGGGCCGGCTGGTCGACGGCAACGACGCGGCAGCCGTGCACGAGGTGCTGGCCGACGCCGTGCGCCGCGCGCGCGAAGGCGGCGGCCCGACCCTCGTGGAGGCGGTGACGTACCGCATCGACGCGCACACCAACGCCGACGACGCCACCCGCTACCGCGCCGACGCCGAGGTCGAGACCTGGCGTGAGCACGACCCGATCGAGCTGCTCGAGCGTGAAATGAACGCGCGCGGGCTGCTCGACGAGGACACGCGGCGCACCGTGCGGGAGGCCGCCGAGGAGATGGCCGCCGACCTGCGCGCCCGGATGAACCAGGACGCGGTCCTCGACCCGATGGACCTGTTCTCCCACGTGTACGCCGAACCCACCCCGCAGCTGCGCGAGCAGCAGGCGCTCCTGCGGGCCGAGCTCGAGGCCGAGCAGGAAGGCGCGCACTGATGACGACGGTCGCCCTCAAGCCCGCCACCATGGCGCAGGCCCTGACGCGTGCGCTCCGTGACGCGATGGCCGCCGACCCGACCGTGCACGTCCTGGGCGAGGACGTGGGCGCCCTCGGCGGGGTCTTCCGGGTCACCGACGGGCTCGCGAAGGAGTTCGGCGAGGACCGCTGCACGGACACCCCGCTCGCCGAGGCCGGCATCCTCGGCACCGCCGTCGGCATGGCCATGTACGGGCTGCGCCCGGTCGTGGAGATGCAGTTCGACGCCTTCGCCTATCCGGCGTTCGAGCAGCTCATCAGCCATGTCGCGCGCATGCGCAACCGCACCCGCGGCCGGATGCCGCTGCCGATCACCGTCCGCGTGCCCTACGGCGGCGGCATCGGCGGCGTCGAGCACCACAGCGACTCCTCCGAGGCGTACTACATCGCGACCCCGGGCCTGCACGTCGTCACGCCCGCCACGGTCGCCGACGCCTACGGTCTGCTGCGCGCCGCCATCGCCTCCGACGACCCGGTCGTCTTCCTCGAACCCAAGCGCCTGTACTGGTCCAAGGACTCCTGGAACCCGCAGGAACCGCAGTCCGTCGAGCCGATCGGCCGCGCGGTCGTACGGCGGCCGGGCCGCAGCGCGACCCTGATCACGTACGGGCCGTCGGTGCCGGTCTGCCTCGAGGCCGCCGAGGCGGCGCGGGCCGAGGGCTGGGACCTCGAGGTCGTCGATCTGCGCTCCCTGGTGCCCTTCGACGACGAGACGGTCGCCGCGTCGGTGCGGCGCACCGGCCGCGCGGTCGTCGTCCACGAGTCGGGCTCCTTCGGCGGCCCGGGCGGAGAGATCGCGGCCCGCGTCACCGAGCGCTGCTTCCACCACCTGGAGGCGCCGGTGCTGCGCGTCGCCGGGTTCGACCTGCCGTATCCGCCGCCGATGCTGGAGCGCCACCACCTGCCCGGCGTCGACCGCATCCTGGACGCCGTGGCGCGGCTGCAGTGGGAGGCCGGGAACTGATGGCACAGGTGCTGGAGTTCAAGCTGCCCGACCTCGGAGAAGGGCTCACCGAGGCGGAGATCGTCCGTTGGCTGGTCCAGGTCGGCGACGTGGTCGCCGTCGACCAGCCGGTCGTCGAGGTCGAGACGGCCAAGGCGATGGTCGAGGTGCCCTGCCCCTACGGCGGCGTGGTCACGGCCCGCTTCGGCGAGGAGGGCACGGAACTGCCCGTCGGCGCGCCGCTGATCACGGTCGCGGTCGGCGCCCCCGCGTCCGGCGACGCGCTCGGACCCGCCGGCCCGGCCGGACGGGGTGGGCCGGACGGGCCGGCCGAGGGCTCGGGCAACGTGCTGGTGGGGTACGGCACGTCCGAGGCCCCGGCACGGCGCAGGCGGGTACGGCCGGTCCAGCCGGCTTCGCCGACCGCGTCCGCGGCGACCGGGCCGGCCGCCGCCGCGGAGGCGGCGCACGCCCCCGCCCGGGCCGCGACGGATAGGGTTCCGGCGGCGGTGCCGCGCGCCCTGACCGACGCCGCTCCGGCTCCCGCGGGCGCGCCGGTCGAGGCCGGTGCCGTCGGCGCACCGCACACGGCGTCCGACGGCCCCGTCCCCGTGATCTCTCCGCTGGTGCGGCGCCTCGCGCGGGAGAACGGCCTGGATCTGCGACAGCTCACCGGTTCCGGACCCGAGGGGCTGATCCTGCGGGCCGATGTGGAGAACGCCCTGCGCGCTTCTGCCGCACCGGTCGGCTCCCGGGCCGCGCGGCCCGAGCCGGACACCGTCGTGACGCCCGTTCCGGGCGCCGCCGCCGACGGCCGCCGCATCCCCCTCAAGGGCGTCCGGGGCGCCGTCGCCGACAAACTCTCCCGCAGCCGGCGCGAGATCCCCGACGCCACCTGCTGGGTGGACGCCGACGCGACGGAACTGATGCGCGCCCGCGCCGCCATGAACGCGGCCGGCGGACCGAAGATCTCGCTCCTCGCGCTGCTCGCCCGGATCTGCACCGCGGCCCTGGCCCGGTTCCCCGAGCTCAACTCCAGCGTCGACACGGAGGCCCGCGAGATCGTCCGGTTCGACCACGTCCATCTCGGATTCGCCGCGCAGACCGAGCGCGGACTCGTCGTCCCGGTCGTCCGCGACGCGCACGCCCGCGACGCCGAGGGCCTCACCGCGGAGTTCGCCCGGCTCACCGAGGCCGGCCGTGCCGGACGTCTGACTCCGGGCGACCTGACCGGCGGCACCTTCACGCTGAACAACTACGGCGTGTTCGGCGTCGACGGATCCACGCCGATCGTGAACCACCCCGAGGCGGCCATGCTCGGCGTCGGCCGGATCGTGCCCAAGCCATGGGTGCACGAGGGCGAACTGGCCGTGCGTCAGGTCGTCCAGCTCTCGCTCACCTTCGACCACCGGGTGTGCGACGGAGGCACGGCGGGCGGTTTCCTGCGCCACGTGGCGGACTGCGTGGAGCAGCCGGCGGTGCTGCTGCGCAAGCTGTGAGCCCGGACGGGCCCGTGCGCTCCCGGTGATCCAGAGGGACCGGATGCCCGGAGCGGACCGCATACTCGTGGGGTGACCTCGAACGAGTCCGCCGTCTACGACGCCGTCGTGCTGGCCGGCGGCGGCGCCCGCAGGCTGGGCGGCGCCGACAAACCGGGTGTGCGGGTGGGTGGGCGCGCGCTGCTGGACCGGGTGCTCGGAGCCTGTGCCGACGCGCGCGCCACCGTCGTCGTCGCCGAGCCCCGCCCCACCGCCCGGCCGGTGCGTTGGGCGCGCGAGGACCCGCCCGGGGCGGGTCCCGTCGCCGCGCTCGACGCCGGGCTGCGCCACACCGCGGCGGACGACGTCCTCGTCCTCTCCGCCGATCTGCCGTTCCTCACCGCGGACACCGTGCGGCGGCTGCTGGCCGCCCTGCGCGCCGGACCGGGCGAGGGCGTGCTGCTCACCGACGGCGACGGCCGTGACCAGCCGCTCGTCGCCGCGTACCGTACGGCGGCGCTGCGCCGCGAACTGGCGGTGCTCACCGCGGACCGGGGCGGCCTCACCGGGCTGCCCCTGCGCCGGCTGACCGCCGGGCTCGAACTCACCCGCGTCCCCGACCCCGTCGCGTCGTTCGACTGCGACACCTGGGACGACATCGCCTCCGCCAGGGCACGGATCAGGGAGCATGGCCACGTGTTGGACGAATGGATCTCCGCAGTCAAGGACGAACTGGGCATCGACCTCGACGTCGACACCGGCCTCCTGCTCGACCTCGCGCGGGACGCCGCGCACGGGGTGGCCCGGCCCGCGGCCCCGCTGACCACCTTCCTGGTCGGCTACGCGGCCGCGCGGGCCCAGGGGGGACCCGAGGCCGTCGCCGAAGCCGCCCGCAAGGCCGCCGCGCTCGCGCTGCGCTGGGCCCAGGAGGCGGAGGCCGAGCAGGACCGAACCGCCGAACCGACCAGCACAGAACCCTCCGGCACAGAACCCGCCGGCACGGAAACCACCGGCACGGAAACCACCGGCGCCGACACCACGGGCACGGAACCCGCCCGCTCCCGACCGGACGCCGGATGACCCCCGGCGGCACGGGACAGGGACTCGACGCCGAGGACCTCGACGTCGAGGAGGCGCTCGCCCTCGTGAAAGACGGCAACAGCCCCGCCCGCCCGACCGGCGACCACGGTCCGGGACGGCGTGCGAGCGAGGCCGCCCCGCCGTCGCACACCCCGGAGACGGGCCGTCGGGCCGCCGCGCAGGAGCACCGTCACCGGGCGACCGCCTGGCCCGAGGCCCGCGCGATCGCCGCCCGGGCGGCACGGTCCCGGGCTGCCCGCCGCGCCCCCGTCTCGGTGACCCTCGGCGACGCCCTCGGCCTCGTCCTCGCCGCCCCGCTGACCGCCCTCACCGACCTGCCCTCGTTCGACACCTCGGCGATGGACGGGTGGGCGGTCGCCGGTCCCGGTCCCTGGCACGTCCGGGACGAGGGCGTGCTGGCCGGAAGCGCGTCCCCCGCGCCCCTCGCCGACGGCGAGGCCGTCCGGATCGCCACCGGTGCCCGGATCCCCCCGGACACCACCGCGGTGCTGCGCAGCGAGCACGGCCGCACCGACGCCAACGACCGGCTGCACCCGACCCGCGAGATGCAGCACGGCCAGGACATCCGGCCGCGGGGCCAGGAGTGCCGCAGCGGGGACCAGCTGCTGCTCGCCGGAGCGGTGGTGACGCCGGCCGTGCTCGGTCTCGCCGCGGCCGCCGGATACGACACGCTGACCGCCGTCCCCCGGCCCCGGGTCGAGGTGCTCGTCCTCGGCGACGAACTGCTTGCCGAGGGCCGCCCGCGCGACGGACTCATCCGGGACGCGCTCGGCCCGATGCTGCCCCCGTGGCTGCGGGGGCTCGGCGCCGACGTCATCGCCGTGCGCAGACTCGGCGACGACGCGAAAGCCCTGCACAAGGCGGTCACCGGCTCGGGCGCCGACCTGATCGTCACCACCGGAGGCACCGCCGCGGGACCCGTCGACCATGTGCACCCCACACTGCGCCGAATCGACGCCGAACTCCTCGTCGACGGCGTTAAGGTGCGCCCCGGCCACCCCATGCTGCTGGCCCGCACCAAGGACGACCAGCACCTCGTCGGTCTGCCCGGCAACCCCCTCGCCGCCGTTTCCGGCCTGCTCACGCTGGCGGAGCCGCTGTTGCGGGCCCTGGCCGCCCGCCCTGCGCCCGAGCCGTACGCACTGCCGTTGCGGGACACGGTGCACGGGCATCCGCATGACACCCGGCTCGTGCCGGTGTCCCTGCGGGGCGACCACGCCGTGCCGCTGCACTACAACGGGCCGGCCATGCTGCGCGGCATCGCGGCGGCCGATGCCCTCGCCGTCGTGCCGCCGGGGGGTGCGCGGGCAGGTCAGGAGGCCGAACTCCTCGACCTGCCGTGGGCAACGGCCGGGGTCGGTGCCTGTTTCACGTGAAACAGGCGGTGTTTCACGTGAAACTCTCCTGTTCGTCGGCGGCCGGGGCGGCCCGGCTGACGGTGATCACACGGTCTCCCGACTGGAGACGGGCCAGCCGGGGGTCGGCGTAGTCCAGGAACTGCTTGCCCCGGACGACGGCCACGATCAGGTCCGCGCAGGAGCGCGGCTCCTCTCCCACCTCTGCCCTGGAGACCGGGCGCTCGATGAGGTCCAGGCCGCTGCCGAGGGTCATCAGGTTCTCCAGCGTCTGAGCCACGGTCGGGCTGACGATCGACACGCCGAGCAGTCGGCCGGCGGAGCTGGAGCTGGTGACCACGGTGTCCGCGCCGCTCTGCTTGAGCAGCGGCACGTTCTCGTCCTCGCGGGCGGCGACGACGATCGTGGCGCGCCGGTTGAGCTGGCGGGCGGTCAGGGTGACGAGGGCCGCGGTCTCGTCGCGCTGGGGGGCCACGATCACCCGGGAGGCGTTCTGGACCTCGGCCTTCACCAAGGTCTCCGAGCGGGTGGCGTCCCCCGTCACCGACACCAGTCCGTCGTCGCCGGCCGCGAGCGCGGACTTGCGCTGTGCGTCCACGATCACGATCTGGTCCTTGGAGATGCCTTTCCCGACCAGCGTCTGCACCGCGTGACGGCCCTTGGTGCCATAGCCGACGACCACGATGTGGCCGCTGGTGCGGACCCGCCAGCGGTGGATGCGGACCTGCTGCCGGGTGCGTTCGGTGAGCACCTCCAGGGTGGTGCCGACCAGGATGATCAGGAACAGGACGCGCAGCGGGGTGATGAGGAGGATGTTGATGAGCCGGGCCGTGTCGCTGACCGGGGTGATGTCGCCGTAGCCGGTGGTGGAGAGCGTGACGGTGGCGTAGTACGCGGCGTCCAGGAGGCTTACGGAGCCGTCCGAGTTGTCGTTGTAGCCGTCGTGGTCGGCGTAGACGATCAGGGTGGTGATCGCGAGCACCAGCAGGGCGATGCTGAGGCGGCGCAGCACCTGCAGCAGCGGGGGTGCGCCGATCCGTACGGGCATCGTGATGGAGCGGCCCGCCTCGGCGTCGTCCCGGGCTTCGGTGTGTGAGCGGTACCAGAGGGACCTGAAGAGGGACAGTCTGACCGGACGTGCCGGCGGTCGTTCGTGGTCCTTCAACCCGTGCCCCCTGTGATGGTGATCCGAACGGTGGGCACCATGGTTCCCGGCGGGCCGGTGCCCGTCATGCTGCAACACGTGTCCATGAGCCCGCAGATGTCCATGATCCCGGAGGTCTCCTTGCGCGACCACACTGTCGTCGTCGGCTTCGGAACGAAGGGGCGGTCCGCGATCCGGACGGCCTGCGCCTCCGGGCTGCGCAAGGAGCAGGTCGTGGTGATCGACCCGAGCGCGAAGGCGATCGACGCGGCCCGGGCCGAGGGCTACGAGGGCGTCGTCGGCGACGCCACGCGCAGCGACGTGCTGCGGCGGGCGGAGGTGCAGCGGGCGGGGCGCATCGTCATCGCGACCCAGCGCGACGACACGGCCGTGCTGGTGGCGCTGACGGCCCGGCAGCTCAATCCCGGGGCGAAGATCGTGGCGGCGGTCCGCGAGGAGGAGAA contains these protein-coding regions:
- a CDS encoding TetR/AcrR family transcriptional regulator is translated as MTTAKRDTYTPESLLSVAVQVFNERGYDGTSMEHLSRAAGISKSSIYHHVAGKEELLRRAVSRALDGLFGILDEEHARGGHASERLEYVVRRMVEVLIGELPYVTLLLRVRGNTDTERWALERRRDFDHRVAELLRAAAAEGDVRGDMEVRLATRLVFGMINSIVEWYRPGGRGMVESEVADAVVRLVFEGLRTAR
- a CDS encoding Lrp/AsnC family transcriptional regulator encodes the protein MAEGPDPGAALPPGGSGSGSPQPPGGSAPGSPQASAGPQASAGPQPSVGAGSPPSAGAGVPLPPPRPLDAIDQDILQMLQADGRASIRSVAERVHVSRANAYARINRLIEDGVIRGFGARVDHERAGQGTSAYITLTIVQNSWRTVREQLRRLPGASHIALVGGDFDVLLLVHTPDNRALREVVLTRLQAIPEVLSTRTLLVFEEEDLEPQG
- the pdhA gene encoding pyruvate dehydrogenase (acetyl-transferring) E1 component subunit alpha; its protein translation is MTVMEQRGAYRPTPPPAWQPRTDPAPLLPDAEPYRVLGTEAAAQADPELLRRLYAQLVRGRRYNVQATALTKQGRLAVYPSSTGQEACEVAAALVLQERDWLFPSYRDTLAVVARGVDPVEALTLLRGDWHTGYDPHEHRVAPLCTPLATQLPHAVGLAHAARLKGDDVVALALVGDGGTSEGDFHEALNFAAVWQAPVVFLVQNNGFAISVPLAKQTAAPSLAHKAVGYGMPGRLVDGNDAAAVHEVLADAVRRAREGGGPTLVEAVTYRIDAHTNADDATRYRADAEVETWREHDPIELLEREMNARGLLDEDTRRTVREAAEEMAADLRARMNQDAVLDPMDLFSHVYAEPTPQLREQQALLRAELEAEQEGAH
- a CDS encoding alpha-ketoacid dehydrogenase subunit beta, which gives rise to MTTVALKPATMAQALTRALRDAMAADPTVHVLGEDVGALGGVFRVTDGLAKEFGEDRCTDTPLAEAGILGTAVGMAMYGLRPVVEMQFDAFAYPAFEQLISHVARMRNRTRGRMPLPITVRVPYGGGIGGVEHHSDSSEAYYIATPGLHVVTPATVADAYGLLRAAIASDDPVVFLEPKRLYWSKDSWNPQEPQSVEPIGRAVVRRPGRSATLITYGPSVPVCLEAAEAARAEGWDLEVVDLRSLVPFDDETVAASVRRTGRAVVVHESGSFGGPGGEIAARVTERCFHHLEAPVLRVAGFDLPYPPPMLERHHLPGVDRILDAVARLQWEAGN
- a CDS encoding dihydrolipoamide acetyltransferase family protein, with amino-acid sequence MAQVLEFKLPDLGEGLTEAEIVRWLVQVGDVVAVDQPVVEVETAKAMVEVPCPYGGVVTARFGEEGTELPVGAPLITVAVGAPASGDALGPAGPAGRGGPDGPAEGSGNVLVGYGTSEAPARRRRVRPVQPASPTASAATGPAAAAEAAHAPARAATDRVPAAVPRALTDAAPAPAGAPVEAGAVGAPHTASDGPVPVISPLVRRLARENGLDLRQLTGSGPEGLILRADVENALRASAAPVGSRAARPEPDTVVTPVPGAAADGRRIPLKGVRGAVADKLSRSRREIPDATCWVDADATELMRARAAMNAAGGPKISLLALLARICTAALARFPELNSSVDTEAREIVRFDHVHLGFAAQTERGLVVPVVRDAHARDAEGLTAEFARLTEAGRAGRLTPGDLTGGTFTLNNYGVFGVDGSTPIVNHPEAAMLGVGRIVPKPWVHEGELAVRQVVQLSLTFDHRVCDGGTAGGFLRHVADCVEQPAVLLRKL
- a CDS encoding NTP transferase domain-containing protein, encoding MTSNESAVYDAVVLAGGGARRLGGADKPGVRVGGRALLDRVLGACADARATVVVAEPRPTARPVRWAREDPPGAGPVAALDAGLRHTAADDVLVLSADLPFLTADTVRRLLAALRAGPGEGVLLTDGDGRDQPLVAAYRTAALRRELAVLTADRGGLTGLPLRRLTAGLELTRVPDPVASFDCDTWDDIASARARIREHGHVLDEWISAVKDELGIDLDVDTGLLLDLARDAAHGVARPAAPLTTFLVGYAAARAQGGPEAVAEAARKAAALALRWAQEAEAEQDRTAEPTSTEPSGTEPAGTETTGTETTGADTTGTEPARSRPDAG
- a CDS encoding molybdopterin molybdotransferase MoeA; the protein is MTPGGTGQGLDAEDLDVEEALALVKDGNSPARPTGDHGPGRRASEAAPPSHTPETGRRAAAQEHRHRATAWPEARAIAARAARSRAARRAPVSVTLGDALGLVLAAPLTALTDLPSFDTSAMDGWAVAGPGPWHVRDEGVLAGSASPAPLADGEAVRIATGARIPPDTTAVLRSEHGRTDANDRLHPTREMQHGQDIRPRGQECRSGDQLLLAGAVVTPAVLGLAAAAGYDTLTAVPRPRVEVLVLGDELLAEGRPRDGLIRDALGPMLPPWLRGLGADVIAVRRLGDDAKALHKAVTGSGADLIVTTGGTAAGPVDHVHPTLRRIDAELLVDGVKVRPGHPMLLARTKDDQHLVGLPGNPLAAVSGLLTLAEPLLRALAARPAPEPYALPLRDTVHGHPHDTRLVPVSLRGDHAVPLHYNGPAMLRGIAAADALAVVPPGGARAGQEAELLDLPWATAGVGACFT
- a CDS encoding potassium channel family protein, with protein sequence MKDHERPPARPVRLSLFRSLWYRSHTEARDDAEAGRSITMPVRIGAPPLLQVLRRLSIALLVLAITTLIVYADHDGYNDNSDGSVSLLDAAYYATVTLSTTGYGDITPVSDTARLINILLITPLRVLFLIILVGTTLEVLTERTRQQVRIHRWRVRTSGHIVVVGYGTKGRHAVQTLVGKGISKDQIVIVDAQRKSALAAGDDGLVSVTGDATRSETLVKAEVQNASRVIVAPQRDETAALVTLTARQLNRRATIVVAAREDENVPLLKQSGADTVVTSSSSAGRLLGVSIVSPTVAQTLENLMTLGSGLDLIERPVSRAEVGEEPRSCADLIVAVVRGKQFLDYADPRLARLQSGDRVITVSRAAPAADEQESFT